One segment of bacterium DNA contains the following:
- the mltG gene encoding endolytic transglycosylase MltG gives MAKKIKKKKSKLFLLLPILAIFVLLTALYDIYFPKDISGKPKTISIRRGLSAKEIANLLKNEGIIRNKYIFSSLIILKNKEKDIKAGDYEISPSLNMIDILSILTKGNKIKSCFTIPPGYNIYQIADMLYEKGFIDKKRFFNLCFDREFILKLGFSVNTLEGLLFPDTYCVSKGMKEEKIIGIIIERFKKVFKESDVRIAKKMGFSIYQILILASIIEKETSYYKEMPIISAIFHNRLRRNMRLNSCPTVIYSLFPNFDGNLKKEDLEISSPYNTYRHNDLPPSPISNPSISAIKAALNPASTDYLYFVSMNNGRHKFSKTLAEHNIAVSKYQPKIK, from the coding sequence TTGGCAAAAAAAATTAAGAAAAAAAAGAGCAAATTATTCCTCCTCCTTCCAATTTTAGCTATCTTTGTTTTATTAACAGCCCTTTATGATATTTATTTTCCAAAGGATATATCAGGAAAACCAAAGACAATTAGTATAAGAAGGGGTCTTTCTGCAAAAGAAATTGCAAATCTTCTTAAAAATGAAGGGATTATAAGAAATAAATACATATTTTCATCCCTCATAATCCTTAAAAATAAGGAGAAGGACATAAAAGCAGGAGACTATGAAATTTCCCCTTCTTTGAATATGATTGACATTCTTTCGATCTTGACTAAAGGAAACAAAATAAAATCCTGTTTTACAATTCCCCCTGGATATAATATTTATCAGATAGCAGATATGCTTTATGAAAAGGGATTTATAGATAAAAAAAGGTTTTTCAATCTTTGCTTTGATAGGGAATTTATCTTGAAGCTAGGTTTCTCTGTTAATACCCTAGAAGGGCTTTTATTTCCCGATACATACTGTGTATCAAAGGGAATGAAGGAAGAGAAGATAATAGGAATAATCATTGAAAGGTTTAAAAAGGTATTTAAAGAAAGTGATGTCCGAATAGCAAAAAAAATGGGGTTTTCCATCTATCAAATCCTTATCCTTGCCTCTATTATTGAAAAGGAAACCTCATATTATAAGGAAATGCCCATTATCTCTGCTATTTTTCATAATAGATTAAGAAGAAATATGAGGCTTAATAGCTGCCCAACGGTTATCTACAGCCTTTTTCCCAATTTTGATGGGAATCTAAAAAAGGAAGACCTTGAAATTTCCTCTCCCTACAATACATATAGGCATAATGACCTTCCTCCATCCCCTATTTCAAACCCTTCAATCTCTGCTATTAAAGCCGCATTAAATCCAGCTTCTACTGATTACCTATATTTTGTCAGTATGAATAATGGAAGGCATAAATTCTCAAAAACACTAGCTGAACATAATATTGCTGTCTCAAAATACCAACCAAAAATAAAATGA
- a CDS encoding PorV/PorQ family protein, translating into MFLVFLVIFIPTLLEARVDTGADFLKFITGARATGLAGAIVGLADDASALHYNPAGLSDIGNQEILFMESEAIMECGYEYLGYVKRISEDTGIGFSVLYFHAPKMERLDYLGMVVGDVEYSDLMASLSYGKRIRENLSFGGTIKGILRKISPDKDSTGAIDVGLLYKHKDNMKFGLSIQNIGPDIWGDKLPMLAQIGGSFRIENLFLTSAISHHLLSNSSFEYRVGAEYWYWKGLCLRAGYYALEGDLKGATLGCGVRLKNWLQLDFAQFPASLNKPLQGSLIIRF; encoded by the coding sequence ATGTTTCTTGTTTTTCTTGTAATTTTTATCCCAACGCTCCTAGAGGCTCGTGTTGATACAGGCGCAGATTTTCTAAAATTTATAACAGGGGCAAGGGCAACAGGCTTGGCTGGTGCAATTGTTGGCTTGGCAGATGATGCATCAGCCCTACATTATAATCCTGCAGGGCTATCTGATATAGGAAATCAGGAAATTCTCTTTATGGAGAGCGAGGCAATTATGGAATGTGGATATGAATACCTTGGGTATGTAAAAAGGATTAGTGAAGATACAGGGATTGGATTTTCTGTCCTATATTTTCATGCCCCAAAGATGGAAAGATTGGATTACTTGGGCATGGTAGTTGGAGATGTAGAATATAGCGACCTTATGGCAAGTCTTTCTTATGGAAAAAGAATAAGAGAAAATTTATCCTTTGGCGGGACAATAAAGGGAATTTTAAGGAAGATAAGCCCGGATAAGGATTCTACAGGTGCAATTGATGTTGGGCTTCTTTATAAACATAAAGATAATATGAAATTTGGTCTTTCAATACAGAATATTGGTCCAGATATATGGGGAGATAAACTTCCAATGTTGGCTCAGATAGGAGGGTCATTCAGGATTGAGAATCTTTTCTTAACATCTGCAATAAGCCATCACCTCCTTTCTAATTCTAGCTTTGAATATAGGGTCGGTGCTGAATATTGGTATTGGAAAGGTCTTTGTCTTCGCGCAGGATATTACGCTCTTGAAGGAGACCTAAAAGGTGCAACATTGGGATGTGGGGTAAGATTAAAAAACTGGCTTCAGCTTGACTTTGCCCAATTTCCAGCAAGCCTTAACAAACCACTCCAGGGCTCCCTCATTATAAGATTTTAG
- a CDS encoding penicillin-binding protein 2: MYSEYKKRLYIIWLFLGILGALLLIKLFYIQVLKNRELKKKAEDIHIKERVYTLPRGTIFDRNGNILAMSADTVSILVHPKEISTKDYFRVLKVLGIKQLNLNKNGKSFWLKRRLPIEKAEKIREKIKKIKGIEFLIEHKRYYPYNTIGGNLLGFVKFEDDARKIIGMSGIELGFNKYLLGSSHNPKIMRDGQGRILYTKERFPEELKGGDIYLAIDVRLQYIAEEELKKSCQEYEAKGGVCIIGNPKTGEILAQSTIPSFDPNAYSVWEKEMWKKIPKETRKNKAVSFVFEPGSLFKPIIAGILLEEGLVKEDDRFFCSGEYKVGNRKICCPHKHGAQSFRDVLKNSCNVGMSQAIENLKDERLLFYLSQFGFGTKTNTGIIEEEVGIFSKKMTKIRKANLSFGYGISVTPIQLWLAVSSFCNNGILFSPIVVRSILLNNKIIKEEKPTPKREVLSQDTINKLKDMMVSIVDEGTGINAKIEGYKIAGKTGTAEKAIGGRYNSSKIVSSFIGFFPADNPEILILVILDEPKKAHYASIVAAPCFKRIAERVIFLEKIKKGL, encoded by the coding sequence TTGTATAGCGAATACAAAAAAAGGTTATATATTATCTGGTTATTCCTTGGTATTCTTGGAGCCCTTCTTTTAATAAAGCTCTTTTATATCCAGGTTTTAAAAAACAGGGAATTAAAAAAGAAGGCAGAAGATATCCATATAAAAGAAAGGGTTTATACCCTTCCAAGGGGAACAATATTTGATAGAAATGGCAATATCCTTGCTATGAGTGCAGACACTGTGTCCATCCTTGTTCATCCAAAGGAAATAAGTACAAAAGATTATTTTAGGGTTTTAAAGGTTTTGGGAATTAAACAATTGAATTTAAACAAAAATGGAAAGTCTTTCTGGCTTAAAAGGAGGCTTCCAATAGAGAAAGCAGAAAAAATAAGAGAAAAAATAAAAAAAATTAAGGGGATTGAATTTCTTATTGAGCATAAAAGGTATTATCCATATAACACAATAGGGGGAAACCTTCTAGGATTTGTGAAATTTGAGGATGATGCAAGGAAGATAATTGGAATGTCAGGGATTGAATTAGGGTTTAATAAGTATCTTTTAGGTTCTTCCCATAATCCTAAGATAATGAGGGATGGACAGGGAAGAATTTTATATACAAAAGAGAGATTTCCTGAAGAATTAAAAGGAGGGGATATTTATCTTGCAATAGATGTAAGGCTTCAGTATATTGCTGAAGAAGAGCTTAAGAAAAGCTGTCAAGAATATGAAGCAAAAGGCGGTGTTTGTATTATTGGAAATCCAAAGACAGGAGAGATTTTGGCACAAAGCACAATCCCAAGTTTTGACCCAAATGCTTATTCAGTTTGGGAAAAAGAGATGTGGAAAAAAATACCAAAAGAAACCAGAAAGAATAAGGCAGTTTCTTTTGTTTTTGAACCAGGCTCTCTCTTTAAACCAATTATAGCAGGAATTCTTCTTGAAGAGGGATTGGTAAAAGAAGATGACAGATTTTTTTGTTCGGGAGAATATAAGGTAGGCAATAGAAAGATATGTTGTCCCCATAAGCATGGGGCTCAATCATTCAGGGATGTCCTTAAGAATTCCTGTAATGTTGGAATGAGTCAAGCAATAGAAAATTTAAAAGATGAAAGGCTTTTGTTTTACCTTTCCCAATTTGGCTTTGGAACAAAAACAAATACAGGAATAATTGAGGAGGAGGTAGGGATATTCTCCAAAAAGATGACAAAGATAAGAAAGGCAAATCTTTCATTTGGCTATGGAATTTCTGTAACACCCATTCAGCTTTGGCTTGCTGTATCTTCCTTCTGCAACAATGGCATTCTTTTCTCTCCAATTGTTGTAAGGAGCATTTTGTTAAACAATAAGATTATTAAGGAAGAAAAACCTACACCTAAAAGGGAGGTTTTGTCACAAGATACCATCAATAAACTAAAGGATATGATGGTTTCAATTGTTGATGAAGGAACGGGCATAAATGCAAAAATAGAAGGATATAAAATTGCAGGAAAAACAGGAACAGCAGAGAAAGCAATAGGAGGAAGGTATAATAGTAGCAAGATTGTTTCATCATTTATCGGATTTTTTCCAGCAGATAATCCAGAGATTCTCATATTAGTTATTTTGGATGAGCCAAAAAAGGCACATTATGCAAGCATTGTTGCCGCTCCTTGCTTCAAGAGAATTGCAGAAAGGGTTATATTTTTGGAAAAAATTAAAAAAGGGCTATAG